A genomic stretch from Pirellulales bacterium includes:
- a CDS encoding carbohydrate kinase family protein has product MNELDVDVAVAGHLCLDLIPRIDLDAKGDAGAMRELAAPGRLTLVGPATASLGGAVANAGLALARLGMRTSLTAKVGRDVLGQAILHLLEEARPGLAGAMLVDPRASTSYTVVLNPPGVDRCFLHHPGANDELAADDVDLAARGACGALHFGYPPLMRTIYADGGAGLARLFRRAQAAGTLTSLDMALPDRNSPAGRLDWRPWLATVLPAVDLFVPSFDEILLMLRPDQYDRLVAVEPDRLVAAAGMALVDEIAEELLALGAGAAGIKLGDEGFFLRTHAGPQRWNDRLLGRRLPLADWSHRRLLAPCFEVEVVGATGAGDCTIAGLLAALVHGQAPVAALTTAAGVGAFCVQSADATSNIPPWETVAARIAAGWRRRTPRLPRPGWRDDPATGLCIGPHDGAA; this is encoded by the coding sequence TTGAACGAACTTGACGTCGACGTCGCCGTCGCGGGCCATCTCTGCCTCGACCTCATCCCGCGCATCGATCTCGACGCCAAGGGCGACGCCGGCGCCATGCGCGAACTCGCGGCCCCGGGACGGCTGACCCTCGTCGGACCTGCGACCGCCTCGCTGGGGGGCGCCGTCGCCAACGCGGGACTCGCGCTGGCACGGCTGGGAATGCGAACCTCGCTTACGGCGAAGGTCGGGCGCGACGTGCTGGGGCAGGCCATCCTGCATTTGCTCGAGGAGGCTCGGCCCGGACTCGCCGGGGCGATGCTCGTCGATCCCCGTGCGTCGACCTCGTACACGGTCGTGCTCAACCCGCCGGGGGTCGATCGTTGCTTCCTCCACCATCCCGGCGCCAACGACGAGCTGGCCGCGGACGACGTCGATCTGGCCGCACGGGGCGCCTGCGGGGCGCTTCACTTCGGCTATCCCCCGCTCATGCGAACAATCTACGCCGACGGCGGCGCGGGACTCGCGCGACTCTTCCGCCGCGCCCAAGCTGCGGGGACGCTCACGTCGCTCGACATGGCGCTCCCCGATCGCAACAGTCCGGCCGGGCGGCTCGATTGGCGCCCCTGGCTGGCAACCGTGCTTCCCGCGGTCGATCTGTTCGTCCCCAGCTTCGACGAAATCCTGCTGATGCTGCGGCCCGACCAGTACGACCGGCTGGTCGCCGTCGAACCGGACCGACTCGTCGCCGCGGCCGGGATGGCGCTGGTCGACGAAATCGCCGAGGAGCTGCTCGCCCTCGGCGCCGGGGCCGCGGGAATCAAGCTCGGCGACGAAGGATTCTTCCTCCGCACCCACGCCGGCCCGCAACGTTGGAACGATCGCCTCCTCGGCCGACGGCTGCCGCTGGCCGACTGGAGCCATCGACGACTCCTCGCTCCTTGCTTCGAGGTCGAGGTCGTCGGCGCCACCGGCGCGGGCGACTGCACCATCGCCGGACTTCTGGCCGCGCTTGTTCACGGCCAAGCGCCAGTCGCGGCCCTGACGACCGCCGCCGGGGTCGGCGCCTTCTGCGTGCAGAGCGCCGATGCGACCAGCAACATCCCCCCCTGGGAGACCGTGGCGGCGCGAATCGCCGCCGGTTGGCGCCGTCGCACGCCGCGGCTCCCTCGGCCCGGCTGGCGCGACGACCCCGCAACCGGACTCTGCATCGGCCCGCACGACGGCGCGGCGTAG
- a CDS encoding rhamnosidase has product MTSLFLAPGCTAWLIVATAVAASPAAGSVPAPAGLSCELLQRPHEAEIFDPRPEFSWECGVGERVCRQAAYQIVVRRVPADGSAPTVVWDSQRVAGDQSINVEYAGEPLVAEAAYSWQARIWNEAGTASDWSPPQEFRMARRLSERRTALYPLEKISQAPTVVESRGPGSYFVDFGRAAFGYARLRLPASDEARTIEARFGEKLRSGRIDRNPGGSIRYYATTILVPAGTTELTLRPPRDRRNTTGAAIRLPASVGVVAPFRYLELDEAPAGLAADAFARIAVQYPFDDAAARFTSSDADLNAVWDLCKYSIRATTFCGVYVDGDRERIPYEADAYINQLCHYGVDREFALARHSHEYLLANPTWPTEWKQHSILMAWADYLHTGDVESLRNHYDVLRREKLLEAAETSSGLLDTSGDDYRDIVDWPETERDGYDMAPINTVVNAFHYATLDRMARIAAATGHDADAERFARKARALHARFNAALWSDSAQRYVDGLGSRHASLHASLFPLAFGLVPPERRASVVEYVKSRQMACSVYPAQFLLEALYEHDEADHALELMTTHARRGWINMIRSGSTITLEAWDRIYKPNLDWNHAWGAAPANLIPFYLVGVRPLEPGFGSILVQPRPGKLEWFESRVPSIRGPIDVAYKRSATAVQLEVVVPGNVAATVAVPLTEGAAPSVVDLDGEATPVRLEGRHAWLDGVGPGRHVIVLPLKAAVTQATPTDAR; this is encoded by the coding sequence ATGACTTCTTTGTTCCTCGCACCCGGTTGCACCGCTTGGCTGATCGTCGCGACGGCCGTCGCGGCGTCGCCTGCGGCAGGAAGCGTTCCCGCGCCTGCGGGCCTGTCGTGCGAACTGCTGCAACGTCCGCACGAGGCGGAAATCTTCGACCCGCGGCCGGAGTTTTCGTGGGAGTGCGGCGTCGGCGAGCGGGTCTGCCGACAGGCCGCGTACCAGATTGTCGTCAGGCGCGTCCCTGCGGACGGTTCGGCGCCGACGGTCGTGTGGGACTCGCAGCGCGTCGCAGGCGACCAGTCGATCAACGTCGAGTACGCCGGCGAGCCGCTCGTCGCCGAGGCCGCGTATTCCTGGCAGGCGCGCATCTGGAACGAGGCGGGAACCGCGAGCGACTGGTCGCCGCCGCAGGAGTTCCGCATGGCGCGACGGCTGAGCGAGCGCCGGACGGCGCTCTACCCGCTGGAGAAAATCTCTCAGGCGCCGACCGTCGTCGAGTCGCGCGGCCCTGGGAGCTACTTCGTCGATTTCGGCCGGGCCGCGTTCGGCTACGCTCGACTGCGACTGCCGGCCAGCGACGAGGCGCGAACGATCGAGGCGCGGTTCGGCGAGAAACTGAGGAGCGGCCGCATCGATCGCAATCCGGGGGGCTCGATCCGATACTATGCGACCACAATCCTCGTCCCCGCGGGGACGACCGAGTTGACGCTCCGCCCGCCGCGCGATCGCCGCAATACGACCGGCGCCGCGATCCGGCTGCCGGCGTCGGTCGGCGTCGTGGCGCCGTTTCGGTATTTGGAGCTCGACGAGGCCCCGGCCGGGCTCGCGGCGGACGCCTTCGCGCGGATTGCCGTGCAGTACCCGTTCGACGACGCAGCCGCCCGCTTTACGAGTTCCGACGCCGACCTGAACGCCGTCTGGGACCTGTGCAAATACTCGATCCGAGCGACGACGTTCTGCGGCGTGTACGTCGACGGCGATCGCGAGCGGATTCCCTACGAAGCCGACGCGTACATCAACCAGTTGTGCCACTACGGCGTCGACCGCGAGTTCGCGCTGGCCCGGCACTCGCACGAGTACCTGCTGGCGAACCCCACGTGGCCGACCGAGTGGAAACAGCACTCGATTCTGATGGCGTGGGCCGATTACTTGCACACGGGCGACGTCGAGTCGCTGCGCAACCACTACGACGTGCTGCGACGCGAGAAGCTGCTCGAAGCCGCGGAGACGTCGAGCGGACTGCTCGACACGTCCGGAGACGACTACCGCGACATCGTCGACTGGCCTGAGACCGAGCGCGACGGGTACGACATGGCGCCGATCAACACGGTGGTCAACGCGTTTCACTATGCGACGCTCGACCGGATGGCGCGGATCGCCGCGGCGACGGGGCACGACGCCGACGCCGAACGGTTCGCCCGCAAGGCCCGCGCGCTGCACGCCCGGTTCAACGCGGCGTTGTGGAGCGACTCGGCCCAGCGATACGTCGACGGGCTGGGATCGCGGCACGCGTCGTTGCACGCCAGCTTGTTCCCGTTGGCGTTCGGGTTGGTTCCCCCCGAACGCCGCGCTTCCGTCGTGGAGTACGTCAAATCACGGCAGATGGCGTGCAGCGTGTACCCCGCGCAGTTCTTGCTGGAGGCCCTGTACGAGCACGACGAGGCGGACCATGCCCTGGAATTGATGACCACGCATGCGCGCCGCGGTTGGATCAACATGATCCGCAGCGGATCGACGATCACGCTGGAGGCGTGGGACAGGATCTACAAGCCGAATCTCGACTGGAATCACGCCTGGGGCGCGGCGCCGGCCAATCTCATTCCGTTCTATCTCGTCGGCGTGCGGCCGCTTGAGCCGGGGTTCGGTTCGATCCTCGTGCAGCCCCGCCCGGGAAAGCTCGAGTGGTTCGAATCGCGCGTCCCATCGATCCGCGGGCCGATCGACGTCGCGTACAAACGATCCGCGACGGCCGTGCAGCTTGAGGTGGTCGTCCCCGGCAACGTCGCGGCGACCGTGGCCGTGCCGCTGACCGAAGGGGCGGCGCCGAGCGTCGTCGATCTTGACGGAGAGGCGACGCCGGTGCGGCTCGAGGGTCGACATGCGTGGCTTGACGGCGTCGGCCCGGGGCGCCACGTGATCGTCCTCCCGCTCAAAGCCGCGGTGACGCAAGCCACCCCGACCGACGCGCGGTAG
- a CDS encoding BNR-4 repeat-containing protein: MLHRLRLLACRLILPGLLLAATMAAPCAAQLTLVDDFVLDPAALLMPAGATYGRAINGVSFQQEPLMTYGGFQYAAWYHLGPTDENVYLARRDLSGGAWEVMDTGKTFINGDAPDWNAHNVISMGISGDGKIHLAWDHHGHTLRYMTTGAGAATGATWDSSIFGAERNSLNAGGSTISAVTYPRFVTDPNTGTMNLEYRIGSSGNGSSFLAAYDPGTGLWNSPRRYIDGTVSIFYDDPYGPSSNNRNAYLNGIDVDSSGRMHVTWTWREQATGSSNHDIMYAYSDDGGQNWHNNAGATIATPTTDITSASPGIVVVPMDRGNTLMNQQTQAVDNDGRVHVVMWHKTDEAPPVTGFTTNNTAYYHYYRHPTTGDWTRTQLPTSRAVGLRPDMAYDEHGNIYVAYVTPTTGSPNNYYTNGDLIIAAASKAAGYEDWEIVFTDTRGWVTEPLIDQQRLLTGGKVSVFVQENSPLTSATGTPLHVLEFNKLANLVVWAGDHDATWHDGPGLNWDNDNDDVGDAEFADGYRVLFDDGAAFAAVNILHPVAPASTTFRNSAAKPYAITGAGISGGGGLAVLGGGVVAFANGVNDYAGDTRIEDGALHLVGSASIAASPTIAVAAGAVLDASTTNSGGMTLAGQTLAIDGSVFGSVVATNGSTVNLNSQTAVGGNLSVESGSTADGAGRVLGNLATVGGAVQIGGSGMPAVMESSVTLVDDFASSSLTSYTRTTVNDSNTSTNVTFSAAGGSLSAAKTGTSTYEQVLLLRDDVSLAIGETLRVDLAMATTSQQMDFGLAVSATATPTASTPATPDTRTTFEWASISIRPNGDNIRVNRSVNGSIDTAGDALSGVAETNVTGLYVTRNSATQFTLGYVDAALVDNQRSVVNFTDSNAGSALGFYVDLRSVASLGSFDNLRIEGLDAPAYFGESLTIDGDATFGAGSLLLFDAYSPQAHDQLVVGGHLHLGGTLAMTLEVDAPTPQLGDAFRLFEFATAGGAFEAYQLPTLDAGLAWKVSDLAVSGELSVVANLDLDGSGLIDGGDFLALQRQNAAGIAPWQAQYGDAVVASAGAAAAAVPEPGTGLLAVLGMALGLRMRIVAPSGARGPASL; the protein is encoded by the coding sequence ATGTTGCATCGTTTGAGGCTGCTCGCTTGCCGATTGATTTTGCCGGGACTGCTGCTCGCAGCGACCATGGCTGCGCCGTGCGCGGCCCAACTGACGCTCGTCGACGATTTCGTGCTTGACCCGGCGGCCCTGCTGATGCCGGCCGGCGCCACCTACGGTCGGGCGATCAACGGCGTTTCGTTCCAGCAGGAACCGCTGATGACCTACGGCGGCTTTCAATACGCCGCGTGGTATCACCTGGGGCCGACGGACGAGAACGTCTATCTGGCCCGCCGCGACCTGAGCGGCGGCGCTTGGGAAGTGATGGACACGGGCAAGACGTTCATCAACGGCGACGCCCCTGACTGGAACGCCCACAACGTGATCTCGATGGGGATTTCCGGCGACGGCAAGATCCACTTAGCGTGGGATCACCATGGCCACACCCTGCGATACATGACCACCGGCGCCGGCGCCGCGACGGGGGCGACCTGGGATTCGAGCATCTTCGGCGCCGAGCGCAACTCGCTCAACGCGGGCGGGTCGACGATCTCGGCCGTCACCTATCCGCGGTTCGTCACGGACCCGAACACCGGGACGATGAACCTGGAGTACCGCATCGGCAGCAGCGGCAACGGCAGTTCGTTCCTGGCTGCGTACGACCCCGGCACGGGACTGTGGAACTCGCCGCGACGGTACATCGACGGCACGGTCTCGATTTTCTACGACGACCCGTATGGGCCCAGCTCGAACAATCGCAACGCCTATCTCAACGGGATCGACGTCGATTCGTCGGGCCGGATGCACGTGACCTGGACGTGGCGCGAGCAAGCCACGGGCTCGTCGAATCACGACATCATGTACGCCTACAGCGACGACGGCGGCCAGAACTGGCATAACAACGCCGGCGCGACGATCGCCACCCCGACGACCGACATCACCTCCGCGTCGCCGGGGATCGTCGTCGTGCCGATGGATCGCGGCAACACGCTGATGAATCAGCAAACGCAGGCGGTCGACAACGACGGCCGGGTCCACGTGGTCATGTGGCACAAGACGGACGAGGCGCCTCCCGTCACGGGGTTCACGACGAACAACACGGCGTATTACCATTACTACCGCCATCCGACCACCGGCGACTGGACCCGCACCCAACTGCCGACCTCGCGGGCCGTGGGACTGCGGCCCGACATGGCGTACGACGAGCACGGCAACATTTACGTCGCGTACGTGACGCCGACGACCGGGTCGCCGAACAATTACTACACCAACGGCGACCTGATCATCGCCGCAGCGTCGAAGGCGGCCGGGTACGAGGATTGGGAGATCGTCTTCACCGACACGCGCGGTTGGGTGACCGAACCCTTGATCGACCAGCAGCGGCTGTTGACCGGGGGCAAGGTCTCGGTCTTCGTTCAGGAGAACAGCCCGCTCACCTCGGCCACGGGGACGCCGCTGCACGTGCTGGAATTCAACAAGCTGGCGAACCTGGTGGTCTGGGCCGGCGACCATGACGCGACCTGGCACGACGGCCCGGGATTGAACTGGGACAACGACAACGACGACGTGGGCGACGCCGAGTTCGCCGACGGGTATCGCGTGCTGTTCGACGACGGCGCCGCGTTCGCCGCGGTCAACATACTGCACCCGGTCGCCCCGGCGTCGACGACGTTCCGCAATTCAGCGGCCAAACCGTACGCGATCACCGGCGCCGGGATCAGCGGGGGCGGCGGGCTCGCGGTCCTCGGGGGGGGCGTCGTCGCTTTCGCCAACGGGGTGAACGACTATGCGGGCGACACGAGGATCGAAGACGGGGCGCTCCATCTCGTCGGCTCGGCGAGCATCGCCGCGTCGCCGACGATTGCGGTCGCGGCCGGCGCCGTGCTCGACGCCTCGACGACCAATTCCGGAGGGATGACGCTCGCCGGCCAGACGCTCGCGATCGACGGCTCCGTGTTCGGCTCGGTCGTCGCGACGAACGGATCGACGGTCAATCTCAACTCGCAGACGGCCGTCGGCGGCAATCTGTCGGTGGAGTCGGGGTCGACGGCCGACGGCGCGGGGCGCGTGCTCGGCAACCTTGCGACGGTCGGAGGCGCCGTGCAGATTGGCGGTTCCGGCATGCCCGCGGTCATGGAATCGAGCGTGACGCTCGTCGACGACTTCGCCAGCAGCAGTTTGACGTCTTATACGAGGACGACCGTCAACGATTCCAACACCTCGACGAACGTCACGTTCTCGGCTGCGGGGGGGAGCCTGTCTGCAGCAAAGACGGGCACGTCGACCTACGAGCAAGTGCTGCTGCTGCGGGACGACGTGTCGCTGGCGATCGGCGAAACGTTGCGTGTCGACCTCGCCATGGCGACGACCTCGCAGCAAATGGACTTTGGACTCGCGGTGAGCGCGACGGCGACGCCGACCGCCAGCACGCCCGCAACCCCCGACACGCGCACCACGTTCGAGTGGGCGTCGATCTCGATCCGCCCCAACGGCGACAACATCCGCGTCAATCGTTCGGTGAACGGGTCGATCGACACCGCGGGGGATGCGCTCAGCGGCGTCGCCGAGACGAACGTCACGGGGCTGTACGTCACGAGGAATTCGGCGACGCAATTCACCTTGGGGTACGTCGACGCGGCGTTGGTCGACAACCAGCGGTCGGTCGTCAATTTCACCGACAGCAACGCCGGGTCCGCGTTGGGATTCTACGTCGATTTGCGTTCCGTCGCGTCGCTTGGTTCGTTCGACAACCTGCGCATCGAAGGGCTTGACGCCCCGGCGTACTTCGGCGAGTCGCTGACAATCGACGGCGATGCGACGTTCGGCGCCGGGTCGCTGTTGTTGTTCGACGCGTACAGCCCGCAGGCGCACGATCAACTGGTCGTCGGCGGGCATCTGCATTTGGGCGGCACGCTGGCGATGACTTTGGAGGTCGACGCCCCGACGCCGCAGCTTGGCGACGCGTTCCGGTTGTTCGAGTTCGCCACGGCCGGCGGCGCGTTCGAGGCGTACCAATTGCCGACGCTCGACGCCGGGTTGGCGTGGAAGGTCTCCGACTTGGCCGTCAGCGGGGAACTGTCGGTCGTCGCCAATCTCGATCTCGACGGCAGCGGCCTGATCGACGGGGGCGATTTCCTCGCCCTGCAGCGACAGAACGCCGCCGGCATCGCCCCGTGGCAGGCGCAGTACGGCGACGCGGTCGTCGCCTCGGCCGGCGCCGCGGCCGCGGCCGTTCCCGAACCCGGGACGGGGCTGTTGGCCGTGCTGGGGATGGCGTTGGGGCTTCGAATGCGAATTGTCGCACCCTCCGGAGCGCGAGGCCCGGCGAGCCTGTGA
- a CDS encoding DUF1559 domain-containing protein: MIKTIGRQAARPAARGFTLVELLVVIAIIGVLVALLLPAVQAAREAARRMQCGNNLRQIALGLLNYESQRKVFPAARRGNDGSAASVTCPNGDGFTLSSDRSGASALALILPNLEQQSLYDLLHVKDVEIWSPAVGWHTRYPEIATALAQRPPVFECPSDTSLGQFAQWAHEVPVGQFNVAPSSYATVFGTNRPDSPLAEIKFCGDGMFVYERKFRVSEVEDGLSKTIVVGEVRESHLVVDGNAINSNIWSNGNRMQSNMRTTATPLNTVPGENGGAGVVTQTGARSNGGFSSFHVGGGQFAYGDGHVEFLTDSIDLATYTALAARSDGDRGNAYGGSTGNTGGSGR, encoded by the coding sequence ATGATCAAAACGATCGGAAGGCAAGCGGCGCGCCCCGCGGCGCGGGGATTCACCCTCGTGGAACTGTTGGTGGTCATCGCGATCATCGGCGTGTTGGTGGCGCTGCTCTTGCCGGCCGTGCAGGCGGCGCGCGAAGCGGCTCGCCGGATGCAGTGCGGCAACAACCTGCGGCAGATCGCGCTTGGGCTGTTGAACTACGAATCGCAGCGAAAAGTGTTTCCTGCCGCCCGGCGCGGCAACGACGGCAGCGCCGCGAGCGTCACGTGCCCCAACGGCGACGGCTTCACGCTGTCGAGCGACCGCAGCGGGGCGAGCGCGCTGGCGCTCATCCTGCCGAACCTGGAGCAGCAGTCGCTCTACGATCTCTTGCACGTAAAGGACGTTGAAATCTGGAGCCCGGCCGTCGGCTGGCATACGCGCTATCCCGAGATCGCCACGGCGCTCGCCCAGCGTCCCCCCGTGTTCGAGTGCCCGAGCGACACGTCGCTCGGCCAGTTCGCCCAGTGGGCCCACGAGGTCCCGGTCGGCCAGTTCAACGTGGCGCCCAGCAGTTACGCCACGGTCTTCGGAACGAATCGTCCTGACAGTCCGCTGGCGGAGATCAAATTCTGCGGCGACGGCATGTTCGTGTATGAGCGGAAGTTCCGCGTCTCCGAGGTCGAAGACGGCCTGAGCAAGACGATCGTCGTCGGCGAAGTTCGCGAATCGCATCTGGTCGTCGACGGCAACGCGATCAACTCGAACATCTGGTCGAACGGCAACCGGATGCAGTCGAACATGCGCACCACCGCAACCCCGCTCAACACCGTCCCCGGCGAGAACGGCGGGGCCGGGGTCGTCACCCAGACCGGGGCTCGATCGAACGGCGGGTTCTCGAGTTTCCACGTCGGCGGCGGACAGTTCGCTTACGGCGACGGCCACGTCGAGTTCCTCACCGATTCGATCGATCTGGCGACCTACACGGCCTTGGCCGCCCGCTCCGACGGCGATCGCGGCAACGCCTACGGCGGCAGCACCGGCAACACGGGCGGATCGGGCCGCTGA
- a CDS encoding PEP-CTERM sorting domain-containing protein, with translation MKFTTRLTSLAAALAGAVLGASASLAGPIGLIDDFSGTLAPYTATRILKATPAASDNVGQWQITGGSLEFSTTTYNAIEQYALTRTDATLQVGEELRADYLGGNNGSQDIGLYVGAGHPTPDVRADYVNIYVRNNGQLFSRGFNGTTELSLAGGGSPAVDTLFIKRTAADAFELGYYEAGVRNVLSTRSALSNANIGNAIGFYADIRAAGVRGNMDNLRIVPEPATVVLAGVALMGLVAARRRRTA, from the coding sequence ATGAAGTTCACAACGCGATTGACATCTTTGGCTGCGGCCCTCGCGGGTGCGGTCCTCGGCGCCTCGGCGTCGCTGGCCGGTCCCATCGGGCTGATCGACGATTTCAGCGGGACGCTGGCCCCGTACACGGCGACGCGGATTCTCAAGGCGACTCCCGCCGCGAGCGACAACGTCGGCCAGTGGCAGATCACCGGCGGTTCGTTGGAGTTCAGCACGACGACCTACAACGCAATCGAGCAGTACGCGCTGACTCGCACTGACGCAACGCTGCAAGTCGGCGAAGAGTTGCGGGCCGATTACCTTGGCGGAAACAACGGTTCGCAGGACATCGGGCTGTACGTCGGCGCCGGACACCCGACCCCGGACGTTCGCGCAGATTACGTAAACATTTACGTGCGGAACAACGGACAGCTCTTCTCCCGCGGTTTCAACGGGACGACTGAATTGTCGCTGGCCGGCGGCGGCTCGCCTGCGGTCGACACGCTGTTCATCAAGCGAACGGCAGCCGACGCGTTCGAGTTGGGTTACTACGAGGCAGGCGTCCGTAACGTCCTGTCGACCCGCTCGGCGTTGAGCAACGCCAACATCGGCAACGCCATCGGGTTTTACGCCGACATTCGGGCGGCCGGCGTCCGCGGGAACATGGACAACCTGCGGATCGTTCCCGAGCCGGCGACGGTCGTGCTGGCCGGCGTCGCCCTGATGGGCCTCGTCGCCGCGCGGCGGCGGCGGACGGCCTAA